A DNA window from Sphingopyxis sp. CCNWLW2 contains the following coding sequences:
- a CDS encoding malonic semialdehyde reductase yields the protein MSEPLSDSALDQLFRTARTYNGYLDKPVSETQLHAIWDLVKFGPTSANSLPARIVWCVTDEAKAKLAEFAIPGNEEKILKAPVTAIIASDNEFYENLPEFFPHTDARSWFVGNEALAQTTAFRNATLQGAYFILAARALGLDTGPMSGFNNAGVDEAFFADQPNVKSNFISTLGYGDAATIFDRSPRPDFARFNRIA from the coding sequence ATGAGCGAGCCGCTTTCCGACAGCGCTCTCGACCAGCTGTTTCGTACCGCGCGCACCTATAATGGCTATCTCGACAAGCCGGTTTCGGAAACGCAGCTGCACGCGATCTGGGATCTGGTGAAATTCGGCCCGACCAGCGCCAACAGCCTGCCGGCGCGGATCGTCTGGTGCGTGACCGACGAGGCGAAGGCGAAGCTCGCCGAGTTCGCGATACCGGGGAACGAGGAAAAGATCCTGAAGGCGCCGGTCACCGCGATCATCGCGAGTGACAATGAATTTTACGAAAACCTGCCCGAATTTTTCCCGCATACCGACGCGCGCAGCTGGTTCGTGGGCAATGAGGCGCTGGCGCAGACGACCGCTTTCCGCAATGCCACGCTCCAGGGCGCTTATTTCATCCTCGCCGCGCGCGCACTCGGGCTCGATACCGGGCCGATGTCGGGGTTCAACAACGCCGGGGTCGACGAGGCCTTCTTTGCCGACCAGCCGAATGTGAAGAGCAATTTCATCTCGACCCTCGGCTATGGCGATGCCGCGACGATCTTCGATCGCAGCCCGCGCCCCGATTTCGCCCGCTTCAACCGTATCGCCTGA
- the tsaB gene encoding tRNA (adenosine(37)-N6)-threonylcarbamoyltransferase complex dimerization subunit type 1 TsaB: MRYLVIDSASEACSVALLEAGAVGDHRHEVIGRGHAERLVPLIAELAGGGRADVIVAGCGPGSFAGVRIGVAAARALALGWQVPVHGFSTLALVAAGAADEIAAAGGALVVMEGGHGQYFVQPFAADLTPRGEIRSLLPEDAVLIGDELVVGNRAEPFVARRGTGRALAALPDARAFLRLPTALLIDQPTPIYGRAPDAKPMAPA; the protein is encoded by the coding sequence ATGCGGTATCTGGTCATCGATTCGGCGAGTGAGGCCTGTTCGGTGGCGCTGCTGGAGGCCGGAGCGGTCGGCGACCATCGCCACGAGGTGATCGGCCGCGGCCATGCCGAACGGCTGGTTCCGCTGATCGCCGAACTTGCAGGCGGCGGCCGCGCCGACGTCATCGTCGCGGGATGCGGCCCGGGCAGCTTTGCCGGGGTCCGGATCGGCGTTGCGGCGGCGCGCGCGCTGGCGCTCGGCTGGCAGGTGCCCGTGCATGGCTTTTCGACACTCGCGCTCGTTGCGGCCGGCGCCGCCGACGAGATCGCGGCCGCCGGCGGCGCGCTGGTGGTGATGGAGGGCGGGCACGGCCAATACTTTGTCCAGCCGTTCGCGGCCGACCTGACGCCGCGCGGCGAGATACGCTCGCTCCTTCCCGAGGACGCCGTCCTGATTGGCGACGAGCTGGTCGTCGGCAATCGCGCCGAGCCCTTTGTCGCGCGCCGCGGCACCGGGCGCGCGCTGGCGGCACTGCCCGACGCGCGCGCCTTCCTGCGGCTGCCGACTGCCCTGCTGATCGATCAACCAACCCCGATTTACGGCCGCGCGCCCGATGCCAAGCCGATGGCGCCGGCATGA
- a CDS encoding GNAT family N-acetyltransferase produces MSGAIRLATARVGDLAAVMRVMEAAFEPAYGEAWSGAQLLTLFALPSARVCLAWDGDHACGFSAARIAGPESELLLLAVDPQFRSRGIGALLIDDWQAWAAEQGAEDYFLEMRADNDAVHLYGSAGFAECGRRPAYYRGNDGVVRDAITMRRSTRGQKPD; encoded by the coding sequence ATGAGTGGCGCCATCCGCCTCGCCACCGCGCGCGTCGGCGATCTCGCCGCGGTGATGCGCGTGATGGAGGCTGCGTTCGAACCCGCTTATGGCGAAGCGTGGAGCGGCGCGCAGCTTTTGACTTTGTTCGCGCTGCCCTCGGCGCGCGTGTGCCTCGCGTGGGACGGCGATCATGCGTGCGGCTTCTCGGCGGCGCGCATTGCGGGGCCCGAAAGCGAATTATTATTGCTCGCGGTCGACCCGCAGTTTCGCAGCCGCGGTATCGGTGCATTACTGATCGACGACTGGCAGGCGTGGGCGGCCGAACAGGGTGCCGAAGACTATTTTCTTGAAATGCGCGCCGATAATGACGCGGTTCATCTCTATGGGAGTGCGGGGTTTGCAGAGTGCGGCCGACGGCCGGCCTATTACCGCGGTAATGACGGGGTGGTTCGCGACGCAATTACCATGCGCAGATCGACGCGAGGGCAAAAGCCGGACTGA
- a CDS encoding MucR family transcriptional regulator has protein sequence MSDQADTNEMLVTLTADIVAAHVSNNSVAISDLSILINNVHAALSGLGTEPVVEEKLVPAVSIRTSVKPDYIVCLEDGKKLKMLRRHLMTHYGMTPDDYRAKWGLPADYPMVAPNYAEKRRALAKEIGLGTKGRGGGRKRKPKV, from the coding sequence ATGTCCGACCAAGCCGATACCAACGAGATGCTCGTTACGCTTACTGCTGACATCGTCGCTGCGCATGTCAGCAACAACAGCGTCGCCATTTCTGACCTCTCCATTTTGATAAATAATGTGCACGCGGCGCTGTCGGGTCTCGGCACCGAACCGGTCGTCGAGGAAAAGCTGGTGCCGGCGGTGTCGATCCGCACCTCGGTCAAGCCCGACTATATCGTCTGTCTCGAGGACGGCAAAAAGCTCAAGATGCTGCGCCGCCACCTGATGACGCATTATGGTATGACCCCCGACGATTATCGCGCGAAATGGGGCCTGCCCGCCGACTATCCGATGGTCGCGCCGAACTATGCCGAAAAGCGCCGCGCGCTGGCGAAGGAAATCGGCCTCGGCACCAAGGGCCGCGGCGGCGGGCGCAAGCGCAAGCCCAAGGTCTGA
- a CDS encoding Fur family transcriptional regulator: MSGNIDLEALCHEKGLRITEQRRIIARVISDSEDHPDVETLYERASKVDSGISIATVYRTVRLFEEAGILDRHDFGDGRSRYEAAPEAHHDHLIDVETGKVIEFVDPELEALQKVIAERLGYRLVDHRMELYGVAIDRKRD; the protein is encoded by the coding sequence ATGTCCGGCAATATCGATCTCGAAGCCCTGTGCCATGAAAAGGGGCTGCGCATCACCGAACAGCGTCGCATCATTGCGCGCGTCATCTCGGATTCGGAGGATCATCCCGACGTCGAGACGCTGTATGAACGCGCGTCAAAGGTCGACAGCGGCATCTCGATCGCAACCGTCTACCGCACCGTCCGCCTGTTCGAAGAGGCGGGCATCCTCGACCGCCACGATTTCGGCGACGGCCGCTCGCGCTACGAAGCCGCGCCCGAGGCGCATCACGACCATCTGATCGACGTCGAAACGGGCAAGGTGATCGAATTCGTCGATCCCGAGCTCGAGGCGTTGCAAAAGGTGATCGCCGAACGACTGGGCTACCGCCTCGTCGACCATCGCATGGAGCTTTATGGTGTCGCCATCGATCGCAAGCGCGACTGA
- a CDS encoding lysophospholipid acyltransferase family protein, with protein MVSPSIASATDRASITWRTVARLALMVLTLLFLIVPHLLYRAARRPSPMVMAFLNAVGWIAGLRIRTTGTRLRRNVLFVSNHVSWLDILALGGAARSAFVSKAEVGETPLVGWLADQNHTIYVQREARREIHNQANELRGALARGRPVTLFPEGTTGPGDGLLPFRASLFQAVIPTPPNLRVQPVFLDYGHEANDIAWLDPESGLDNFKRLLARKRPIHLTIHYLDPLPDIVEGDRKLLAEAARASIAAEIARSSASAPHRL; from the coding sequence ATGGTGTCGCCATCGATCGCAAGCGCGACTGATCGCGCCTCGATCACCTGGCGGACAGTCGCCCGTCTCGCCTTGATGGTGCTGACGCTGCTTTTTCTGATCGTCCCGCACCTCCTCTATCGCGCCGCCCGTCGCCCGTCGCCGATGGTCATGGCCTTCCTCAACGCCGTCGGCTGGATCGCCGGGCTGCGCATCCGCACGACGGGGACGCGGCTGCGGCGTAATGTCCTGTTCGTGTCGAACCATGTCAGCTGGCTCGACATTCTTGCGCTCGGCGGCGCCGCACGCTCGGCGTTCGTGTCGAAGGCCGAGGTCGGCGAAACCCCGCTCGTCGGCTGGCTCGCCGACCAGAACCACACCATCTATGTCCAGCGCGAGGCGCGGCGCGAGATTCACAATCAGGCGAACGAGCTGCGGGGCGCGCTCGCGCGCGGCCGTCCGGTGACGCTCTTTCCCGAAGGTACGACGGGGCCGGGTGACGGTCTGCTGCCCTTCCGCGCCTCGCTGTTCCAGGCGGTGATCCCGACGCCGCCGAACCTGCGCGTCCAGCCGGTATTTCTCGATTATGGGCATGAGGCGAACGATATCGCCTGGCTCGATCCCGAATCGGGGCTCGATAATTTCAAGCGGCTGCTCGCGCGCAAGCGGCCGATCCATCTGACGATCCACTATCTCGATCCCTTGCCCGATATCGTCGAGGGCGACCGCAAGCTGCTCGCCGAGGCCGCGCGCGCCTCGATCGCGGCGGAAATTGCACGGTCTTCCGCCAGCGCGCCGCATCGCCTATAG
- the miaB gene encoding tRNA (N6-isopentenyl adenosine(37)-C2)-methylthiotransferase MiaB, whose amino-acid sequence MKSDSPKTFHVKSFGCQMNVYDGERMAEMLGAEGYVAAADGADADLVVLNTCHIREKAAEKVYSDIGRLKRADGSRPTIAVAGCVAQAEGAEIARRAPTVDVVVGPQAYHRLPDLIARAARGEKAVDLDMPAESKFGALPKRAGGQRPTAFLTVQEGCDKFCTYCVVPYTRGAEISRPFADLIAEARALVAGGVREITLLGQNVNAWDGEDDKGRAIGLDGLIRELAKEDGLERIRYTTSHPNDMTDGLIAAHGEIDKLMPFLHLPVQAGSDRILAAMNRSHSVESYLKIIERVRAVRPDIAISGDFIVGFPGETDADFEATLDIVRATNYAMAYSFKYSRRPGTPAATMDGQIDEAVLNDRLQRLQALLNEQQQAFNEATVGRTTRLLLERKGKLDGQLIGKSPWLQSVHVIAPGLKIGDMIDVRIMSAGANSVGAEALTEEVA is encoded by the coding sequence ATGAAATCCGACTCCCCCAAGACTTTTCACGTCAAATCCTTCGGCTGCCAGATGAACGTCTATGACGGCGAGCGCATGGCCGAGATGCTGGGCGCCGAGGGCTATGTGGCCGCCGCCGACGGCGCCGACGCCGACCTTGTCGTACTCAACACGTGCCACATCCGCGAGAAAGCGGCCGAAAAAGTCTATTCGGACATCGGCCGGCTGAAGCGCGCCGACGGCAGCCGTCCGACGATCGCCGTCGCGGGCTGCGTCGCGCAGGCCGAGGGCGCCGAAATCGCGCGCCGCGCGCCGACCGTCGATGTCGTCGTCGGCCCGCAGGCGTACCACCGCCTCCCCGACCTGATCGCCCGTGCCGCGCGCGGCGAGAAAGCGGTCGACCTCGACATGCCGGCCGAGAGCAAGTTCGGCGCGCTGCCCAAACGTGCGGGCGGCCAGCGCCCGACCGCCTTCCTGACCGTGCAGGAAGGCTGCGACAAATTCTGCACGTACTGCGTCGTGCCCTACACGCGCGGCGCCGAGATCAGCCGGCCGTTCGCCGACCTGATCGCCGAGGCGCGCGCGCTGGTCGCCGGCGGGGTGCGCGAAATCACCTTGCTCGGCCAGAACGTCAACGCATGGGACGGCGAGGACGACAAGGGCCGGGCGATCGGCCTCGACGGGCTGATCCGCGAGCTCGCGAAAGAGGATGGGCTGGAGCGCATCCGCTATACCACCAGCCACCCCAACGACATGACCGACGGGTTGATCGCCGCGCATGGTGAGATCGACAAGCTGATGCCCTTCCTCCACCTGCCGGTGCAGGCGGGTAGCGACCGCATCCTTGCCGCGATGAACCGCAGCCATTCGGTCGAAAGCTATCTGAAAATCATCGAACGCGTTCGCGCCGTCCGCCCCGACATTGCGATTTCGGGCGACTTCATCGTCGGCTTCCCCGGCGAAACCGACGCCGATTTCGAGGCGACGCTCGATATCGTCCGCGCGACCAATTATGCGATGGCGTACAGCTTCAAATATTCACGCCGCCCCGGCACCCCCGCCGCGACGATGGACGGCCAGATCGACGAAGCGGTGCTGAACGATCGCCTCCAGCGGCTGCAGGCGTTGCTCAACGAACAGCAGCAGGCGTTCAACGAGGCGACCGTCGGCCGTACGACGCGTCTTCTCCTCGAGCGCAAGGGCAAGCTCGACGGCCAGCTCATCGGCAAGTCGCCCTGGCTCCAGTCGGTGCACGTCATCGCGCCGGGGCTGAAGATCGGGGACATGATCGATGTCCGCATCATGTCAGCCGGGGCCAACAGCGTCGGCGCCGAAGCGCTGACGGAAGAGGTCGCCTAG
- a CDS encoding PhoH family protein codes for MSKRPLTASTPAEPGDRVRLTAEFERTQLLGILFGEFDRNLVAIENRLGVYISARGNRVQIEGEAEAAARARDVLTELYNRIEQGQEVDTGLVDGVIAMSAQPTLAGIIRHDKDEAPPIMIRTRKKTIVPRAPSQVPYMQALARDDVIFALGPAGTGKTYLAVAQAVAQLITGSVQRLILSRPAVEAGEKLGFLPGDMKEKVDPYLRPLYDALHDCLPAEQVERRIASGEIEIAPLAFMRGRTLADAFIILDEAQNTTIPQMKMFLTRFGMNSRMVVCGDPKQVDLPIPATSGLADAVGRLEGLEGINVSYFTSADVVRHPIVGRIVDAYEGPGA; via the coding sequence ATGTCCAAACGCCCGCTGACCGCCTCCACCCCCGCCGAACCCGGCGACCGCGTCCGACTGACCGCGGAATTTGAGCGAACGCAGCTTTTGGGCATTCTTTTCGGCGAGTTCGACCGCAACCTCGTCGCGATCGAAAACCGCCTCGGCGTCTATATCTCGGCTCGCGGCAACCGCGTCCAGATCGAGGGCGAGGCCGAAGCCGCGGCGCGTGCCCGCGACGTGCTCACCGAACTCTATAACCGCATCGAACAGGGGCAGGAGGTCGACACCGGCCTCGTCGACGGCGTGATCGCGATGTCGGCGCAGCCGACGCTCGCGGGCATCATCCGCCACGACAAGGACGAAGCGCCGCCGATTATGATCCGCACGCGCAAAAAGACGATCGTCCCGCGCGCCCCGTCGCAGGTCCCGTATATGCAGGCGCTCGCGCGCGACGACGTGATTTTCGCGCTCGGCCCGGCGGGCACGGGCAAGACCTATCTGGCGGTTGCGCAGGCGGTCGCGCAGCTGATCACCGGCAGCGTCCAGCGCCTGATCCTCTCGCGCCCCGCGGTCGAGGCGGGCGAGAAGCTCGGCTTCCTTCCCGGCGATATGAAGGAAAAGGTCGATCCCTACCTCCGCCCGCTCTACGACGCGCTCCACGACTGCCTGCCCGCCGAACAGGTCGAGCGCCGGATCGCGAGCGGCGAAATCGAAATCGCGCCACTCGCCTTCATGCGCGGGCGCACGCTCGCCGATGCTTTCATCATCCTCGACGAGGCGCAAAACACGACGATCCCGCAGATGAAGATGTTCCTGACGCGTTTCGGTATGAACAGCCGCATGGTCGTCTGCGGCGACCCCAAGCAGGTGGACTTGCCGATCCCCGCAACCTCGGGCCTCGCCGACGCGGTCGGCCGGCTCGAAGGGCTGGAGGGCATCAACGTCAGCTACTTCACCAGCGCCGACGTCGTCCGCCACCCGATCGTCGGGCGGATCGTCGATGCCTATGAGGGGCCGGGGGCTTAG
- a CDS encoding nuclear transport factor 2 family protein, with product MNRGSFLIGVGIALAGSIATLECAHAQGVRAEDPDLQATLERMDAAHIAFHNGNPEPSMAIWSHASDVTLTGGAGGKIEMGWDNVSPRLRWASAQYTRGRQQNERVRVTSAGDFALVVQYEHIWFYPPGSQTESERHYRVTTALRREAGQWRVIHRHADTMMARETPR from the coding sequence ATGAACCGCGGCTCGTTTCTCATCGGTGTCGGGATAGCTCTTGCCGGTAGCATCGCGACATTGGAGTGTGCACACGCCCAAGGGGTCAGAGCGGAAGATCCTGACCTGCAGGCAACGCTCGAGAGGATGGATGCGGCTCACATTGCGTTCCACAATGGAAACCCTGAGCCCTCCATGGCCATCTGGTCCCACGCTTCCGATGTGACGCTGACGGGCGGCGCCGGAGGAAAAATTGAGATGGGTTGGGACAATGTGAGTCCTCGGCTGCGATGGGCGAGCGCACAATATACCAGAGGTCGTCAACAGAATGAGCGGGTCCGGGTCACGAGCGCCGGGGACTTTGCCCTCGTGGTGCAGTACGAGCATATCTGGTTCTACCCGCCGGGTTCGCAAACGGAATCAGAACGGCACTATCGCGTCACAACCGCGCTTCGCAGAGAGGCGGGGCAGTGGCGCGTGATTCACCGTCACGCCGATACCATGATGGCACGTGAAACCCCACGCTAG
- a CDS encoding TonB-dependent hemoglobin/transferrin/lactoferrin family receptor yields the protein MTIRHLPSVSRLAAGSALGLALAATASPAFAQDNDGEYWVSLKNRIVVTATRTAVKAEDVPVTVTVKSDEQIADEMVTDIRDLVRFEPGVSVQRQPARFGAALGATGRAGNDSFNIRGIGGNRVLIQVDGVRVPDGFSFGAQASGRGDYVDLGLVKSVEILRGPSSALYGSDGLAGAVSFITSDPVDFLEEGKNFGGLLRAGYSSADEEFSETAILAGRSGDWSVMAAYTRRDYKELENQGSLGTANGIGASRTLANPQDGRSDAALARIVYDPANGHKLRLTGEYLDTRLYTNGLSGLGPNGLGATVDRLEGFDTGTRKRVSLDWSWEGEGAIDFARVALYWQDGEDRQYTEEDRTPSADRTRLNTFENRVFGASADARADFTTGAITHRLVFGGDISKTRQQGLRGGTVPPAGETYPTRAFPSTDFTRAGLFVGDEIAVADGRLLLYPALRFDWYDLSPDNDPLLPTFRGAKQDGSRVSPKFGAVWKITDDVRLFANYATGFKAPEPGQVNQFFENLTSPFFSYRTLPNPDLGPERSESFEGGVRFSSDAISLDVTGFSARYKDFISQEQVGGVGTIANPILYQFVNLDRVRVKGAEARFEGRASSGLYTTLALSYAKGDIIDPEGVRSPLSSIDPLKLVAGVGYREREGRFGGQIIMTHAGRKEASRTTGFCTPTCFRPDAFTILDATAFVRVMDALTLRAGVFNILDKKYSWWSDVRGLAMGGTATAPTLPASADAYTQPGRNASVSLSFRF from the coding sequence TTGACCATCCGACATTTGCCGTCCGTATCCCGCCTCGCCGCAGGCAGCGCGCTGGGCCTCGCGCTCGCCGCGACCGCTTCGCCGGCCTTTGCGCAGGACAATGACGGCGAATATTGGGTATCGCTCAAGAATCGCATCGTCGTCACCGCGACGCGCACCGCCGTGAAGGCCGAAGACGTCCCGGTCACCGTCACCGTGAAGAGCGACGAGCAGATCGCCGACGAGATGGTCACCGACATCCGCGACCTCGTCCGCTTCGAACCCGGCGTCAGCGTCCAGCGCCAGCCCGCGCGTTTCGGCGCTGCGCTCGGCGCGACGGGGCGCGCCGGCAACGACAGCTTCAACATCCGCGGCATCGGCGGCAATCGCGTGCTGATCCAGGTCGACGGCGTGCGCGTTCCCGATGGCTTCAGCTTCGGCGCGCAAGCGTCGGGGCGCGGCGACTATGTCGACCTTGGCCTTGTCAAATCGGTCGAGATCCTGCGCGGCCCGTCGTCGGCGCTCTACGGCAGCGACGGCCTTGCCGGTGCGGTCAGCTTCATCACTTCCGACCCCGTCGATTTCCTCGAAGAGGGCAAGAATTTCGGCGGCCTCCTCCGCGCCGGTTACAGCAGCGCCGATGAGGAATTCAGCGAAACCGCGATCCTCGCGGGGCGCAGCGGCGACTGGTCGGTGATGGCCGCCTATACGCGCCGCGATTACAAGGAACTCGAAAATCAGGGCAGCCTCGGCACCGCGAACGGCATCGGCGCGTCACGCACGCTTGCCAACCCGCAGGACGGCCGCTCGGATGCCGCGCTCGCGCGCATCGTTTATGATCCCGCGAACGGCCACAAGCTGCGGCTGACCGGCGAATATCTCGACACGCGCCTCTATACCAACGGGCTCAGCGGCCTCGGCCCGAACGGCCTCGGCGCGACCGTCGACCGCCTCGAAGGCTTCGACACCGGGACACGCAAGCGCGTCTCGCTCGACTGGAGCTGGGAAGGCGAGGGCGCGATCGATTTCGCGCGTGTCGCGCTCTACTGGCAGGATGGCGAAGATCGGCAATATACCGAGGAAGACCGCACTCCGTCGGCCGACCGCACGCGCCTCAACACCTTCGAAAACCGCGTCTTCGGCGCCTCGGCAGACGCGCGCGCCGATTTCACCACCGGCGCGATCACGCATCGCCTCGTCTTCGGCGGCGACATCAGCAAGACGCGTCAGCAGGGGCTTCGCGGCGGCACCGTGCCGCCGGCGGGCGAGACCTATCCGACGCGCGCCTTCCCGAGCACCGACTTCACCCGCGCCGGGCTGTTCGTGGGCGACGAGATCGCGGTCGCCGACGGCCGCCTGCTTCTCTACCCGGCGCTGCGCTTCGACTGGTACGATCTGTCGCCCGACAACGACCCGCTGCTGCCGACCTTCCGCGGCGCCAAGCAGGACGGCTCGCGCGTGTCGCCCAAGTTCGGCGCGGTGTGGAAAATCACCGACGACGTCCGGCTGTTCGCCAATTATGCGACCGGCTTCAAGGCGCCCGAACCCGGACAGGTCAACCAGTTCTTCGAAAACCTGACTTCGCCCTTCTTCTCGTACCGCACGCTCCCCAATCCCGATCTCGGACCCGAGCGCAGCGAAAGCTTCGAGGGCGGCGTGCGCTTCTCCAGCGACGCGATCAGCCTCGACGTCACCGGCTTTTCGGCGCGCTACAAGGATTTCATCAGCCAGGAACAGGTCGGCGGTGTCGGCACGATCGCCAATCCCATCCTCTATCAATTCGTGAATCTCGATCGCGTCCGGGTCAAAGGGGCCGAGGCGCGGTTCGAGGGGCGAGCGTCGTCCGGCCTGTATACGACGCTCGCCCTATCCTATGCGAAGGGTGACATCATCGACCCCGAAGGCGTGCGCTCGCCGCTGTCGTCGATCGATCCGCTCAAGCTCGTCGCCGGCGTTGGCTACCGCGAGCGCGAAGGGCGCTTCGGCGGTCAGATCATTATGACGCACGCGGGCCGCAAGGAAGCGTCGCGCACGACGGGGTTCTGCACCCCCACATGCTTCCGCCCCGATGCCTTCACGATCCTCGACGCGACGGCGTTTGTGCGGGTGATGGATGCGCTCACGCTGCGCGCGGGTGTCTTCAACATCCTCGACAAGAAATACAGCTGGTGGAGCGATGTGCGCGGCCTCGCGATGGGCGGAACGGCAACGGCGCCGACGCTCCCGGCGAGCGCCGACGCCTATACCCAGCCCGGCCGCAACGCGAGCGTGTCGCTGAGCTTCCGCTTTTAA
- a CDS encoding DUF6607 family protein — MKTYRKIAASLLLLTAALPVVASAHPPIAAEAAAANFEQDRADILAMAGNYRVSFNMQESTRWDPTYEVLEPKRSGGNEVVRVIEDSGRKISLQHMLVITGDDDKSMIIKHWRQDWEYEPAKVLVYSDRNAWTWEEVPEKMRTGRWSQTVYQVDDSPRYGGWGQFETQGGVRRWRSNWTWRPLARRDAVRNPVYDRYLSINRHQPSPDGWVHWQDNTKMGTKDGKLVPIVQEYVLNTYIKYDQYDVKAADDYWAATKDYWAAVRAEWDRVAVAKGGIAIDEKADTGTVISGRLLEMADEVQEKKLTTAKAIAEAKKLIETNTRKL; from the coding sequence ATGAAAACATATCGCAAGATTGCCGCCAGCCTGTTGCTGCTGACTGCCGCGCTGCCGGTCGTCGCTTCGGCGCATCCGCCGATCGCCGCCGAGGCCGCCGCCGCCAATTTCGAACAGGACCGCGCCGACATCCTCGCGATGGCGGGCAATTACCGCGTCAGCTTCAACATGCAGGAATCGACGCGCTGGGATCCGACGTATGAGGTGCTCGAGCCCAAGCGCTCGGGCGGTAACGAGGTTGTGCGCGTGATCGAGGATAGCGGCCGCAAGATCAGCCTCCAGCATATGCTCGTCATCACCGGCGACGACGACAAGAGCATGATCATCAAGCATTGGCGCCAGGACTGGGAATATGAGCCCGCGAAGGTGCTGGTCTACTCCGATCGCAACGCGTGGACGTGGGAAGAGGTGCCTGAAAAGATGCGCACAGGCCGCTGGTCGCAAACGGTCTATCAGGTCGACGACAGCCCGCGTTACGGCGGCTGGGGGCAGTTCGAAACGCAGGGCGGCGTGCGCCGCTGGCGCTCCAACTGGACGTGGCGCCCGCTCGCGCGCCGCGATGCTGTGCGCAACCCGGTCTACGACCGCTACCTGTCGATCAACCGCCACCAGCCGAGCCCCGACGGCTGGGTTCATTGGCAGGACAATACGAAAATGGGGACGAAGGACGGCAAACTCGTGCCGATCGTCCAGGAATATGTCCTCAACACCTATATCAAATATGACCAATATGACGTGAAGGCCGCCGACGATTATTGGGCCGCGACCAAGGATTATTGGGCGGCGGTGCGCGCCGAATGGGACCGCGTCGCCGTCGCCAAGGGCGGCATCGCGATCGACGAAAAGGCCGACACCGGCACCGTGATCAGCGGCCGCCTGCTCGAAATGGCCGACGAGGTCCAGGAAAAGAAGCTGACCACAGCCAAGGCGATCGCCGAGGCGAAGAAGCTGATCGAAACGAACACGCGCAAGCTTTGA
- a CDS encoding DoxX family protein — translation MKFLDGFGEQAYALLRIVAGLLFMAHGVQKFFNFPVKFPMELNPMLQAAGVIELVAGGLIVIGLFTRPAAFIASGMAAVGYWVAHGSRGAFPIANGGETIALYCFIFLFIATRGAGIWSVDGAAKK, via the coding sequence ATGAAGTTTCTCGATGGTTTCGGCGAACAGGCCTATGCATTGCTGCGCATCGTCGCGGGCCTGTTGTTCATGGCGCATGGCGTGCAGAAATTCTTCAATTTCCCGGTCAAGTTCCCGATGGAGCTCAATCCGATGCTGCAAGCCGCAGGGGTAATCGAACTGGTCGCCGGCGGCCTGATCGTCATCGGCCTGTTCACCCGCCCCGCGGCGTTCATCGCCAGCGGCATGGCGGCGGTCGGTTACTGGGTCGCGCACGGCAGCCGGGGCGCCTTTCCGATCGCCAATGGCGGCGAGACGATCGCGCTCTACTGCTTCATCTTCCTGTTCATCGCGACGCGCGGCGCGGGCATCTGGAGCGTCGACGGCGCGGCGAAGAAATAG
- a CDS encoding carboxymuconolactone decarboxylase family protein, giving the protein MTKVTDPFAAAPQLMKQWMGVSLAVQDSLEASLIELVKIRSSILNGCANCINMHTVEARAKGESEQRIYLLSAWHEAPVFTPRERAALAWTDALTRLSQGHTQRQAKDELEAHFTPEEQVNLTLMINVINGWNRLAVGFDLWYEVPAAKAA; this is encoded by the coding sequence ATGACCAAGGTAACCGACCCCTTCGCCGCCGCGCCGCAGCTGATGAAGCAGTGGATGGGCGTCTCGCTCGCGGTGCAGGACAGCCTCGAAGCAAGCCTGATCGAGCTGGTCAAGATCCGTTCGTCTATCCTCAACGGCTGCGCCAACTGTATCAACATGCACACCGTCGAGGCCCGCGCGAAGGGCGAGAGTGAACAGCGCATCTACCTGTTGTCGGCGTGGCACGAGGCGCCCGTCTTTACGCCGCGCGAACGCGCCGCGCTGGCGTGGACCGACGCCTTGACCCGCCTGTCGCAGGGGCACACACAAAGGCAAGCCAAGGACGAGCTCGAAGCGCATTTCACGCCGGAGGAGCAGGTGAACCTCACGCTGATGATCAACGTCATCAACGGCTGGAACCGTCTCGCGGTCGGCTTCGACCTCTGGTACGAAGTCCCGGCGGCCAAGGCGGCCTGA